In Tissierellales bacterium, the DNA window TCTTCCTTTTTAATAAATCTTAAGGCTGCACTATTAATACAATATCTTAAGCCACTTTTATCCTTAGGTCCATCATTAAATACATGACCTAAATGAGAATCTCCTTCTTTACTTCTTACTTCTGTGCGCACCATCCCATGACTGGTGTCTAGCTTTTCCACTATAGTTTCATCATTAACAGGTTTAGTAAAACTAGGCCAACCACAACCAGCATCAGATTTATCTTTTGAGCTAAATAATGGTTCTCCCGATATTATCTCTACATACAGTCCTTCTTCCTCATGATCCCAAAATTCATTTTCAAAAGGAGGTTCAGTACCGTTCTCTTGAGTAACCTTGTATTGAATTGGAGTAAGTTTACTTTTATCCATATAATCACCTCAAATTTTTATTATCCAATTACATAACTCTCTATAAACTTTTTATAATATATTAATTCCAGAAGTATCATCCAACTTTAGCCCTTCCCTATAACTATATATTACCCTAAAGATTTTAATTATATTGTTTCATTAAATATTGTAAAATAATATTCTAAAAGTTTTATATA includes these proteins:
- the msrB gene encoding peptide-methionine (R)-S-oxide reductase MsrB, which produces MDKSKLTPIQYKVTQENGTEPPFENEFWDHEEEGLYVEIISGEPLFSSKDKSDAGCGWPSFTKPVNDETIVEKLDTSHGMVRTEVRSKEGDSHLGHVFNDGPKDKSGLRYCINSAALRFIKKEDLEKEGYGEYLKLFENGQ